Proteins co-encoded in one Pseudophryne corroboree isolate aPseCor3 chromosome 1, aPseCor3.hap2, whole genome shotgun sequence genomic window:
- the LOC135042505 gene encoding olfactory receptor 5P52-like: MGYENRTTVTEFILAGLTESSDFKCTLFVLFFIIYTLTLVQNSALIALISWNAQLCTPMYIFLRQLSFIDICYSSSVTIKMLMDFVSDKTSISVTGCGLQMLSYAGFGGSECLLLAAMSYDRYVAICHPLTYLQIINKRTLIILFVVSYLGGFINGFVQTGFSFFHLDFCENQQLIHHFYCDVIALIEISCGDTSLNQTMLFSLVGFIELSSLFLILVSYMYIISAVLQIRSFTGRRKAFSTCASHLTVVTLFYGTIIFMYLRPSSTYSPNQDKVIAVFYTVIIPFLNPLIYSLRNREVKDSVRKIGFCIIQTFGSVALL, from the coding sequence ATGGGTTATGAGAACAGAACTACTGTCACAGAATTCATACTTGCTGGGTTAACAGAAAGCTCAGACTTTAAATGTACTTTATTTGTCTTGTTCTTCATCATTTACACACTGACTCTGGTGCAGAACTCAGCACTCATTGCACTAATCAGCTGGAATGCTCAGCTCTGCACTCCTATGTACATTTTCCTGCGCCAGCTATCTTTCATTGACATCTGCTATTCTTCATCTGTCACAATTAAGATGCTGATGGACTTTGTGTCTGATAAAACTTCCATCTCAGTAACAGGATGCGGCCTTCAGATGCTTTCCTATGCTGGATTTGGAGGAAGTGAATGTCTTCTCCTGGCAGCCATGTCCTATGACAGATATGTGGCAATTTGCCACCCACTGACATATCTACAAATAATAAATAAGCGGACTCTTATAATTctatttgtagtctcctatctTGGTGGCTTTATTAATGGCTTTGTTCAGACCGGGTTCTCATTCTTCCACCTGGATTTCTGTGAGAATCAGCAGCTCATTCACCATTTTTACTGTGATGTCATAGCGCTAATTGAAATTTCTTGTGGTGACACAAGTTTAAATCAAACGATGCTCTTCTCTTTAGTGGGGTTCATTGAGCTCTCATCTCTCTTTCTAATCTTGGTTTCTTATATGTATATAATCTCAGCTGTTCTGCAAATCCGTTCCTTTACAGGGCGTAGGAAAGCATTCTCTACCTGCGCATCCCATCTCACTGTTGTGACTCTATTTTATGGAACAATTATATTTATGTACTTGAGACCTTCATCTACCTACAGCCCAAACCAAGACAAGGTTATTGCTGTCTTTTACACAGTAATCATCCCTTTCCTCAACCCTTTAATATACAGCCTCAGGAACCGGGAGGTAAAAGACTCAGTCAGGAAGATTGGTTTTTGCATTATTCAGACATTTGGAAGTGTAGCATTGTTGTGA